The following proteins are encoded in a genomic region of Cricetulus griseus strain 17A/GY chromosome 7, alternate assembly CriGri-PICRH-1.0, whole genome shotgun sequence:
- the CUNH16orf71 gene encoding uncharacterized protein C16orf71 homolog isoform X2, with translation MTSKDKDVVSLPLSPWDAILKAAKDQLPSVDSDSSLSDCEEEEPFIFQRNQPILIPDLAEELAEDPVGVESGAWITIGRSSSPEPFLVPGRLAIEPRSGQTVKQKDLALQERRGPGWACQSCVKISPILVEAEEGPPWLEGNLRSLCNPKGSQSPPWTSQGEDATFPLEGQLKTEPSDIDKRRALRRERRKMIEKDILQKVTQAAQNSACGGQGQAPESGPQPEAGEGCPVLSLQQLEDWDLDYILQSLPGRQDCQGDSAPRTAWWLADRCQNQGHTIGLSQDTLLEQLALLCATQSRVCNPTWKISADKPRDTEEWEARSRSALVEPGFQTEPAQKLAGSRRLKTEPPTVFIDLRQKEPSEPQEHQESSVYSSSDSEEEDVEAADPVQGAVPRERRDCTGKSQLLQQLRAFRKGGVASQLSTSDSPGGQKTQAPEDTAGLQTGRKKHIKLWAEKQNALDLGEPLGTQPARDMLLPAMGQLYSTQTQKHT, from the exons ATGACATCCAAAGACAAAGATGTGGTGTCCTTGCCACTTTCTCCCTGGGATGCCATCCTTAAGGCTGCCAAAGACCAGCTGCCATCTGTGGATTCAGACTCCTCCCTG TCTGACTGTGAGGAAGAAGAACCCTTCATCTTTCAGCGAAACCAGCCCATCCTGATTCCAGACTTGGCTGAGGAGCTGGCTGAAGACCCTGTTGGTGTTGAATCTGGGGCCTGGATTACTATAGGGAGGAGTTCTTCACCTGAG ccaTTTCTGGTTCCTGGGAGACTAGCCATAGAACCCAGAAGTGGACAGACGGTAAAACAGAAGGACTTGGCACTTCAGGAAAGAAGAGGCCCTGGCTGGGCTTGCCAGAGCTGTGTCAAGATCAGTCCTATCCTTGTGGAGGCTGAGGAGGGCCCACCCTGGCTGGAAGGCAACCTTAGAAGCCTGTGTAACCCCAAAGGATCCCAGAGTCCCCCCTGGACTTCCCAGGGAGAAGATGCCACCTTTCCTTTGGAAGGGCAGCTGAAGACAGAGCCCTCAGACATTGACAAGCGCAGAGCCCTCcgcagggaaaggaggaagatgatagagaaggATATCCTTCAGAAAGTGACCCAGGCTGCCCAGAACTCAGCCTGTGGTGGCCAAGGCCAGGCTCCAGAGTCGGGACCCCAGCCAGAAGCTGGGGAAGGATGTCCAGTGCTCTCACTCCAG CAACTTGAAGACTGGGATTTGGATTACATCCTTCAGAGTCTGCCAGGGCGACAGGACTGCCAGGGTGACAGTGCTCCCAGAACTGCCTGGTGGTTAGCTGACCGATGCCAAAACCAAG GGCACACCATTGGACTCTCCCAGGACACACTCCTGGAACAGCTGGCCCTCCTGTGTGCCACTCAGTCCAGAGTCTGCAACCCTACCTGGAAGATTTCTGCTGACAAACCCAGAGACACAGAGGAGTGGGAAGCCAGAAGCAG AAGTGCTTTAGTAGAGCCGGGCTTTCAAACTGAGCCAGCCCAGAAGCTGGCAGGGAGTAGGAGGCTGAAGACCGAGCCTCCCACCGTTTTCATCGACCTGCGGCAGAAGGAGCCGTCAGAACCACAGGAGCATCAGGAGAG CTCTGTATATAGCTCCTCTGACAGTGAGGAGGAAGATGTGGAGGCAGCAGACCCAGTACAGGGGGCAGTCCCCCGGGAACGGAG GGACTGTACTGGGAAGAGCCAGCTTCTCCAGCAGCTGAGGGCATTTCGGAAGGGGGGTGTTGCATCCCAGCTATCCACCAGTGACAGTCCTGGAGGCCAAAAGACTCAAGCCCCAGAAGATACAGCTGGATTACAAACTGGGAGGAAGAAACACATAAAACTCTGGGCTGAGAAGCAGAATGCCCTGGATCTAGGGGAACCTCTTGGGACACAGCCAGCCAGAGATATGCTGCTACCTGCTATGGGCCAGCTATATTCAACTCAG ACACAAAAGCACACATAG
- the CUNH16orf71 gene encoding uncharacterized protein C16orf71 homolog isoform X1, whose amino-acid sequence MTSKDKDVVSLPLSPWDAILKAAKDQLPSVDSDSSLSDCEEEEPFIFQRNQPILIPDLAEELAEDPVGVESGAWITIGRSSSPEPFLVPGRLAIEPRSGQTVKQKDLALQERRGPGWACQSCVKISPILVEAEEGPPWLEGNLRSLCNPKGSQSPPWTSQGEDATFPLEGQLKTEPSDIDKRRALRRERRKMIEKDILQKVTQAAQNSACGGQGQAPESGPQPEAGEGCPVLSLQQLEDWDLDYILQSLPGRQDCQGDSAPRTAWWLADRCQNQGHTIGLSQDTLLEQLALLCATQSRVCNPTWKISADKPRDTEEWEARSRSALVEPGFQTEPAQKLAGSRRLKTEPPTVFIDLRQKEPSEPQEHQESSVYSSSDSEEEDVEAADPVQGAVPRERRDCTGKSQLLQQLRAFRKGGVASQLSTSDSPGGQKTQAPEDTAGLQTGRKKHIKLWAEKQNALDLGEPLGTQPARDMLLPAMGQLYSTQVKDLKSRPGGRFLSTQP is encoded by the exons ATGACATCCAAAGACAAAGATGTGGTGTCCTTGCCACTTTCTCCCTGGGATGCCATCCTTAAGGCTGCCAAAGACCAGCTGCCATCTGTGGATTCAGACTCCTCCCTG TCTGACTGTGAGGAAGAAGAACCCTTCATCTTTCAGCGAAACCAGCCCATCCTGATTCCAGACTTGGCTGAGGAGCTGGCTGAAGACCCTGTTGGTGTTGAATCTGGGGCCTGGATTACTATAGGGAGGAGTTCTTCACCTGAG ccaTTTCTGGTTCCTGGGAGACTAGCCATAGAACCCAGAAGTGGACAGACGGTAAAACAGAAGGACTTGGCACTTCAGGAAAGAAGAGGCCCTGGCTGGGCTTGCCAGAGCTGTGTCAAGATCAGTCCTATCCTTGTGGAGGCTGAGGAGGGCCCACCCTGGCTGGAAGGCAACCTTAGAAGCCTGTGTAACCCCAAAGGATCCCAGAGTCCCCCCTGGACTTCCCAGGGAGAAGATGCCACCTTTCCTTTGGAAGGGCAGCTGAAGACAGAGCCCTCAGACATTGACAAGCGCAGAGCCCTCcgcagggaaaggaggaagatgatagagaaggATATCCTTCAGAAAGTGACCCAGGCTGCCCAGAACTCAGCCTGTGGTGGCCAAGGCCAGGCTCCAGAGTCGGGACCCCAGCCAGAAGCTGGGGAAGGATGTCCAGTGCTCTCACTCCAG CAACTTGAAGACTGGGATTTGGATTACATCCTTCAGAGTCTGCCAGGGCGACAGGACTGCCAGGGTGACAGTGCTCCCAGAACTGCCTGGTGGTTAGCTGACCGATGCCAAAACCAAG GGCACACCATTGGACTCTCCCAGGACACACTCCTGGAACAGCTGGCCCTCCTGTGTGCCACTCAGTCCAGAGTCTGCAACCCTACCTGGAAGATTTCTGCTGACAAACCCAGAGACACAGAGGAGTGGGAAGCCAGAAGCAG AAGTGCTTTAGTAGAGCCGGGCTTTCAAACTGAGCCAGCCCAGAAGCTGGCAGGGAGTAGGAGGCTGAAGACCGAGCCTCCCACCGTTTTCATCGACCTGCGGCAGAAGGAGCCGTCAGAACCACAGGAGCATCAGGAGAG CTCTGTATATAGCTCCTCTGACAGTGAGGAGGAAGATGTGGAGGCAGCAGACCCAGTACAGGGGGCAGTCCCCCGGGAACGGAG GGACTGTACTGGGAAGAGCCAGCTTCTCCAGCAGCTGAGGGCATTTCGGAAGGGGGGTGTTGCATCCCAGCTATCCACCAGTGACAGTCCTGGAGGCCAAAAGACTCAAGCCCCAGAAGATACAGCTGGATTACAAACTGGGAGGAAGAAACACATAAAACTCTGGGCTGAGAAGCAGAATGCCCTGGATCTAGGGGAACCTCTTGGGACACAGCCAGCCAGAGATATGCTGCTACCTGCTATGGGCCAGCTATATTCAACTCAGGTAAAGGATCTGAAAAGCAGGCCTGGTGGCAGATTTCTATCCACACAGCCCTGA